In a genomic window of Lagopus muta isolate bLagMut1 chromosome 2, bLagMut1 primary, whole genome shotgun sequence:
- the SOD2 gene encoding superoxide dismutase [Mn], mitochondrial: protein MLCRLASAGRSRAALVAPLGCSVARQKHTLPDLPYDYGALEPHISAEIMQLHHNKHHATYVNNLNVTEEKYKEALAKGDVTAQVSLQPALKFNGGGHINHTIFWTNLSPSGGGEPKGELMEAIKRDFGSFANFKEKLTAVSVGVQGSGWGWLGYNKEQGRLQIAACANQDPLQGTTGLIPLLGIDVWEHAYYLQYKNVRPDYLKAIWNVINWENVSSRYASCKK, encoded by the exons ATGTTGTGCCGCCTGGCCTCGGCGGGCAG AAGCAGGGCTGCGTTGGTAGCACCCTTAGGGTGCTCGGTCGCAAGGCAAAAGCACACTCTTCCTGACCTGCCCTACGACTATGGCGCGCTGGAGCCCCACATCAGTGCAGAGATCATGCAGCTGCACCACAACAAACATCACGCCACCTACGTGAACAACCTGAACGTTACGGAGGAGAAATACAAAGAGGCGCTGGCGAAAG GTGATGTTACAGCTCAGGTGTCGCTTCAGCCTGCACTGAAATTCAATGGTGGGGGTCATATCAATCATACCATCTTCTGGACAAATCTTTCTCCCAGTGGAGGAGGAGAGCCTAAAG gagaattGATGGAAGCCATCAAACGTGACTTTGGTTCTTTCGCAAACTTCAAGGAGAAACTAACAGCTGTATCAGTTGGTGTTCAAGGATCAGGCTGGGGGTGGCTTGGCTATAATAAGGAGCAGGGACGTCTACAGATAGCAGCCTGTGCAAATCAAGATCCTTTGCAAGGAACAACAG GTCTCATTCCATTGCTGGGAATCGATGTATGGGAGCATGCTTATTATCTTCAGTACAAAAATGTTCGACCTGATTATTTGAAAGCTATCTGGAATGTGATCAACTGGGAGAATGTATCTTCAAGATATGCATcttgcaaaaaataa